The sequence GAAGGGCCATCGCTCAACGGATAAAAGGTACGCCGGGGATAACAGGCTTATCTCTCCCAAGAGTTCATATCGACGGGGAGGTTTGGCACCTCGATGTCGGCTCATCACATCCTGGGGCTGAATAGGGTCCCAAGGGTTCGGCTGTTCGCCGATTAAAGTGGTACGTGAGCTGGGTTTAGAACGTCGTGAGACAGTTCGGTCCCTATCTGGCGCGGGCGTAGGATGATTGAGGAGAGTTGCCCTTAGTACGAGAGGACCAGGGTGAACGGACCTCTAGTGTTCCAGTTGTTCTGCCAAGAGCATTGCTGGGTAGCTATGTCCGGACGGGATAACCGCTGAAAGCATCTAAGCGGGAAGCCTCCTCCAAGACTAGTCATCCCGTGACTTCGGTCACTAAAGGGCCCAGGTAGACAACCTGGTTGATAGGCCGGATGTATAAGTACAGTAATGTACTCAGCTAACCGGTACTAATCGCCCGTGAGGCTTGACCCTCGAATTTTCTTTCGCCACCTATTGTATCCGTGAAGACTGTTTGATTTTCGAAATCGCCGACGATTTCTTTGAAACTCGATTTTCCGGTGACTATGGCGGAGGGGCCACACCCGTTCCCATTCCGAACACGGAAGTTAAGCCCTCCAGCGCCGATGGTACTGCTGGGGTGACTCAGTGGGAGAGTAGGTCGTCGCCGGATCTCACATTGATCGGGCCGCTCGCAAGAGCGGCCCGAGTTTTTTTAACCGCGTTTAGCCCGCCGGCCAATTCCCGACCAACAATACGGTGCGTCGAATGCGGCCGAGCCGCGCCCGGCGAGACGGCCGCCGACTCGGGCCACGAAGCGGTAAAGATTGGAATTATTTCCCCCGGAGGCGCTGCCGGAAGATTTCGTACAAGCCGATGGTGCAGGCCTGGGCGACGTTCAGGCTTTCGATCGGGCCGTCGGCCGGGATACGGGCGACGGCGTCGCAATGCTCCCGCACCAGCCGGTGCATGCCTTCGCCTTCGCTGCCCAGGATTAAAACCACGTCGCCGGACAGGTCGATTGCGGACAAGGAGCGGTCCCCCTCGCCGTCGAGACCGTAAACCCAGAAACCGGCCTCTTTCAATCGTTCCAAAGCTTGGACGAGATTCGTTTCGCGGGCGATGGCCACCGTCTCGGTCGCGCCGGCGCTGACCCGTACGACGACGGGCGTCACCGGGCAGCCGCGGTTTTTGGTGGTCACCGCCAGGTCGGCGCCGAAGGCGCCGGCGGCGCGCAGACACGAGCCGAAATTCTGCGGATCGGTCACGCCGTCGAGCACCACGACGACGCGCGGGTGGTCGAATTTGCGTTGCAGAAAGTCCTTCACCGAGGTATAGGCAAAATCGCGGACCTCGGCCGCCAGACCCTGATGCTTCGGCGTCCCGCAGAGCTTTTCCAGCTCCGGTTGGTCGACCCAATGAACCGGCAAATCCAGCGCCTGCGCCTGGCGGGCAAAGTCGCCCAGCGCGGACCTTTTGGTCGCTTCGAGATAAATCCGCTGGACGCTGTCGGCGCGGTTCGCCAACAACTCTTCCAGGGGGCGTTTGCCGTAGACGATACGTGACATGCCGGCCAGCATAAACGATTTAATAAAAACGGTAAATCAATAAAATTTTTCTAATTGTGGAAATAATGGCATTTCGATATCATGAACTCCTTGAAATGTACCGATATTAACGATCAAGGGTGTTTGGTTGAGGTTGAGGGGGGTAATATGAACCGTTTTCATCGCCGCAACGCACGTGGCTTTACTTTCGTCGAATTGCTGGTGGTCTTGGCCATCGTTTCCGTGTTGATGGCCATCGCCACCATGACCACCAAGTACCTGCGCTATCGCGCAATGTTGGCGGTCTTCTACAGCGACATCCGTTTGATCAAGCAGGCCGCGATCCGTTTCGAGGCGGATGTGGGCTGCTTTCCGCCCGATGTCTGGCGCGGCGTCGATCCCGGCTTGGTCAACAAATACGGCTGGAAAGTCGCCGGGCAGTACAGCACGACCTGGGACCAGGTCGATCTCAAGGGCTGGAAAGGCCCGTATCTGCGCGCCTGGAAGCGAAGCCCCTACGGCGGGCTTTACGATTGGGACAATTATCCCAGCAATTACACGGCTTGGGGCATTCCGGGCGGCGGCGTTTACGTCACCTTGAAGCCGTTGTCATGGGGCGGCGGCGACGGCATGCCGACCATGGAGTTCGAACAGATCCTCGAGGATCAAGGCGTCGATCGCTCCAAGGAAAAACGGGTGATCGCCGTCTGGATGGGAAGAGAGCCGACCTGGGACAGCGTCCCCGGCCAGTCCGGTTGATGGGTTGTTCGCGGTCTGACGTTTCCGGTTTCCTGAGGTCGCGTCCTCGTCAAGCCGATAGCCGATTGACGATTTTGGTCAGCGGCTCCACGACTTGATCGCCCAGGTCATACCGGATTTCATGAATTTTCTTCCAGGCGAATTCCACCCAGGTATCGTGGCCGAAATTTTCCTCATACTTGGTTAAAATGGGCATCATCTTTTTCCGGGTGAAGAGACAGCGGGTGACGATCAGGGACTCGTCGATCGGCGTCAGGGGGTCGTTGAATTCTTCCGCCAGGCTGTAAAGGCAGCGGTAGATTTCCATTTCCAGTTGTCGTTGCAGCCGTTGTTTTTGTTGCCTGGCGTCCACTTCGTTCGGGACCTTGGAAACGGACCGGCAGGCGGCACGATTGATCAGAATTCGTTCGTTGTTGTCGGATTCGTCGAGGGGGAAGATGAAGAAGTGCGGCTTTTTGATATGGTAATCAAAGGAAACGCCGTCTATTTCCTCACTGTCCAGAAACTCGACATGCAATTGAGTGCCGGTCCGTAAATCGAGAGATTTCGACGGAGAATTCGTGCCTCCAGCCATCGTTTTCACGAGAAACGCCGCCTTGAGTGCGTCTATTTTCACGGTGATTTGGGTGTTTTGCAGGGTGACCAGATGAAAGGTGTCTTTGTTGCCGATATCCAGAGTATAGCCCTTGACCATCGTGCCATTCAGGTATTTGGCGATCACCAGGTTTTTCATTAGTTTACCCCCCAACTATTTTTCTATTGTGTTGCGTAAGATACAAAATTTTTCTTGAATAATTAACAATCACTCACTTTTTGGGCCGTTTAAATACCGCTCAATCGAAAAAATGATTGCATTAAAATGTGACAAAATCAACATAAAATGACGCCTTCCGCAAGATTGATTGAAAAATCATTCGAATGACGGCTCATAATTCGAAATGGTCATTATTATAATTAGTATGACCGATAATATCAAATTATAACACTCAATTATCGAACAATTTGGAGCATTTGTCCGGTTTATTCATCAGGCACCGAATAAAGGCTTCGGGCGCTTGGAAAATATTGGCGAAAAACGGCGAACGGAAAAAATCGAAGCAGAAAGCGTTCCGGACTTGTTTTCAGTCGATCTTCCGAGTAATTCATGCTCTCGAAGGTGTTAGAATAAGAAGAATACATCCCTCACGCGTGGGTGAGCTATGAAACTTCGCATTGCATTGGGCCAGACCAACAGTGTCGTGGGCGACATCGATCGCAACGTGGCGCGCTTGATGGCGGTCATCGACGAGGCCAAGGCGGTCGGCGCCCATCTGGTGGCGTTTCCCGAATTGGCGATCACCGGTTATCCGCCCGAGGATCTGGTGTTGCGGCCGCATTTTCTGCGCAAGAACAAGGAAGCGGTGGAGCGCCTGGCGGCCGCGGCCGAGGGGATCGTGGTCGTGGCCGGCTTCATCGACGTGCTCGACGACGCCTACAACGCGGCGGCGGTTTGCGCCGACGGCCGGGTCGCCGGGGTCTACCACAAGATTCGCCTGCCCAATTACGGCGTCTTCGACGAATACCGCTATTTCCAGACCGGCGCCGCGCCGCTGGTCGTGCAGATCAACGGCCACGCGGTCGGCGTGACGATCTGCGAGGACATCTGGGTGCCCGACGGTCCCGGCGAGGAAGAAGTGGTCGCCGGCGGCGCGGAGGTCATCCTCAACATCAGCGCCAGCCCTTACCACATGGGGAAAATCGCCCAGCGTGAAAACATGTTGGCGACCCGGGCGTCGGACATGGGCGTCTACCTGGCGTTCTGCAACACGGTGGGCGGCCAGGATGAGCTGGTATTCGACGGCAGTAGCGTGGTCATTGACCAGGACGGAACGATCCTCGCGCGCAGCCGTTCGTTCGCCGAGGACCTGCTGGTTTGCGATCTGGACCTCGAGGCGGTGCTGATCGACCGGCTGCGCGATCCGCGGTCCCGCCTCGAACGGCACCTTGCTCGCGTCGAGCAACGCGCGGTGCCGGCGGTGTCGATCGATCTGGACGTCGGCGAATTGCCGCCGATCGAAACGGCCTGCCACCCGCTGCCTTCGCCCGCGGAGGAAGTGACCCGGGCGCTGGTGCTGGGTCTGGGCGACTACGTGCGCAAGAACGGTTTCGAGAAGGTGATTCTCGGCCTCTCCGGCGGCATCGACTCGGCGCTGGTGGCGGCGCTCGCCGTGGAAGCGCTGGGCCCGGCCAACGTGTTGGCGGCCTTCATGCCCAGCCGCTATTCCAGCGACGACAGCCGCGAGGACGCCGAGGCGCAAGCTCGCAACCTCGGCATCCAGTTGCTGACTCTGCCCATCGAGCCCGGCATGAAGGTCTACAACGAAATGCTGGCGCCCGTGTTCGCCGGCCGCAGCCCGGACATCACCGAAGAGAACATCCAGGCGCGCATCCGCGGCAACCTGCTGATGGCGATTTCCAACAAGTTCGGCTATCTCGTGCTGTCCACCGCCAACAAATCCGAATCGGCGGTCGGCTACTCGACGCTGTACGGCGACATGGCCGGCGGTTTCGCGTTGCTCAAGGATTGCCCGAAGGTCTGGGTGTACCGCATCGCGCAATACCTCAACGACGCCGCCGGGCGCGAACTCATCCCCGCGCGCATCCTGACCAAGGAGCCCACGGCCGAATTGAAACCGAACCAGAAGGACACCGACTCGCTGCCGCCCTACGACGTGCTCGACCCGATCCTCGATCTGCTGGTCGTGCAGGAACGGTCCGTCGCCGAGGTCGTGGCCATGGGCTACGACAAAACGATGGTCCGCCGGGTGATGCGCCTGGTGCAACGCGCCGAATACAAGCGCCGGCAGGCCGCCCCCGGCGTCAAGTTGACCTACCGCAACTTCGGCAAGGACCGCCGCTGGCCGATCACCAACCGCTATCTCGACGAGTAGCGCTCTACGCCTGGCTGGTCAGGGGAAATTGAAAAGGTTCGCCTTCGAGCGGGAAATCGCCGCGGACAAAAACCAATGAGTCCGGCGCCGGAACGACGTTCAACGGGTCGACCCGCAAACGGTCGGGCATGAATCCGAACTCGATGGTTTTCACCGCCGGCGCGCCGAGGCTGGGATAGATTTCCTCCAGGGTCGGAATCCGCTCGCCGACCAGGTCGATGAGCCGCAACATGTCGCCGTCGACGGCCGCGATCGCCGCGAGGTCGAACTCCTCCAGATAAAACAAACGGCTTGGATAAACGCAGGCCGCGTGAAACATCAGTAGCCAGCTCTGGTGGTGCACGCCGAGCCGTGCGGATACCGCGATGCGCCGTTCGGCCAGCCGATGAAGCAACTCCCGATCCGCGCGACGGGACAAGTCCAATCGGCGCGCCGGTGTGTGCGGCGGACGAAAAGTGGGCGCCGTGGCGCGGTAGGCGTGTTCTTGCACTCGCCGGTAACCGAACCGCTGATAGAAGTCGGCGGTGGTTTCGTTGGCGAAAAGAAAAAAGAAATCGCGTCGGCCCGCCCAATGGACGTGGGCCTTTGCCATCAAACGGCGGATCAGCCCTTGGCGGCGGTACGCGGGCCGCGTGGCGACCGTGCCGATCTGCACGGCGGCGACTTCCCGGCCCGCCGCGAAAAGATTCATCGCCGACGCCGAAACGTTGGCGACGAGCCGCCCGCGGTCGAAAAACGAAAAGGGCACGTACTCCGGAAACTCGAAGCCGAGGTCGTTCCAGGGTGAAAAATTCAAGCCCGGAAAGATTTCGCCGGCGAAGGCGTTGAGCTTTTCCCGCGCGGTCGGATCGCGATAGTAGTCGCGGCGAAATTCCAGGGCGCGCGGCGGCGTGGCGGTCGGCATGGTCTTAAAACCGCGAACGCCGGGCGAGCGGCAGCAGCGCCAGCGCCGACAGCACGGCGAAGCCGACGAAAAAGAGGAACAGCGCGTTCCAGCCCCAGGTCTGCGAAACGGTGGCCGTCAGCAGGCCTTGCGACACCGCCCCGAGGCTGCCCAGCCCGTTGATCAACCCGGCCGCCGAGC comes from Myxococcales bacterium and encodes:
- the rlmB gene encoding 23S rRNA (guanosine(2251)-2'-O)-methyltransferase RlmB, which translates into the protein MSRIVYGKRPLEELLANRADSVQRIYLEATKRSALGDFARQAQALDLPVHWVDQPELEKLCGTPKHQGLAAEVRDFAYTSVKDFLQRKFDHPRVVVVLDGVTDPQNFGSCLRAAGAFGADLAVTTKNRGCPVTPVVVRVSAGATETVAIARETNLVQALERLKEAGFWVYGLDGEGDRSLSAIDLSGDVVLILGSEGEGMHRLVREHCDAVARIPADGPIESLNVAQACTIGLYEIFRQRLRGK
- a CDS encoding NAD+ synthase, with product MKLRIALGQTNSVVGDIDRNVARLMAVIDEAKAVGAHLVAFPELAITGYPPEDLVLRPHFLRKNKEAVERLAAAAEGIVVVAGFIDVLDDAYNAAAVCADGRVAGVYHKIRLPNYGVFDEYRYFQTGAAPLVVQINGHAVGVTICEDIWVPDGPGEEEVVAGGAEVILNISASPYHMGKIAQRENMLATRASDMGVYLAFCNTVGGQDELVFDGSSVVIDQDGTILARSRSFAEDLLVCDLDLEAVLIDRLRDPRSRLERHLARVEQRAVPAVSIDLDVGELPPIETACHPLPSPAEEVTRALVLGLGDYVRKNGFEKVILGLSGGIDSALVAALAVEALGPANVLAAFMPSRYSSDDSREDAEAQARNLGIQLLTLPIEPGMKVYNEMLAPVFAGRSPDITEENIQARIRGNLLMAISNKFGYLVLSTANKSESAVGYSTLYGDMAGGFALLKDCPKVWVYRIAQYLNDAAGRELIPARILTKEPTAELKPNQKDTDSLPPYDVLDPILDLLVVQERSVAEVVAMGYDKTMVRRVMRLVQRAEYKRRQAAPGVKLTYRNFGKDRRWPITNRYLDE
- a CDS encoding type II secretion system protein, whose amino-acid sequence is MNRFHRRNARGFTFVELLVVLAIVSVLMAIATMTTKYLRYRAMLAVFYSDIRLIKQAAIRFEADVGCFPPDVWRGVDPGLVNKYGWKVAGQYSTTWDQVDLKGWKGPYLRAWKRSPYGGLYDWDNYPSNYTAWGIPGGGVYVTLKPLSWGGGDGMPTMEFEQILEDQGVDRSKEKRVIAVWMGREPTWDSVPGQSG
- a CDS encoding GNAT family N-acetyltransferase; the protein is MPTATPPRALEFRRDYYRDPTAREKLNAFAGEIFPGLNFSPWNDLGFEFPEYVPFSFFDRGRLVANVSASAMNLFAAGREVAAVQIGTVATRPAYRRQGLIRRLMAKAHVHWAGRRDFFFLFANETTADFYQRFGYRRVQEHAYRATAPTFRPPHTPARRLDLSRRADRELLHRLAERRIAVSARLGVHHQSWLLMFHAACVYPSRLFYLEEFDLAAIAAVDGDMLRLIDLVGERIPTLEEIYPSLGAPAVKTIEFGFMPDRLRVDPLNVVPAPDSLVFVRGDFPLEGEPFQFPLTSQA